One Miscanthus floridulus cultivar M001 chromosome 11, ASM1932011v1, whole genome shotgun sequence DNA window includes the following coding sequences:
- the LOC136492461 gene encoding BTB/POZ and MATH domain-containing protein 1-like, with amino-acid sequence MGSCLSAAGDGGQASASSVSGTHQFTIQGYSATKGIGVGKSILSRYFTVDGRTWFVRYYPDGYNFQSSGFIAFYVQTLYKPVCRPVHARFTFELLRPDGSVAYALRSDRPCNFDTHCNSWGIRAFVARNDLEGAYLGVLHQDTIKVRCTVEVVNSQRKRRGGGRQATVASASDYAANAIRFFISGTAPFDVKFSMGGVTFEAHALVVAAQSEWFAAALYGHGGGERWVEAGLTCIPISGTTPEAFQGVLHYVYHDALPEELIKAKGEADMMPQLFEGADMFLTGRMKAMCASRLRQFINDDTVRSIMELAQAHSCEELRQACQKHLGRPRP; translated from the coding sequence ATGGGTTCTTGTCTCTCGGCCGCCGGAGACGGCGGGCAGGCGTCGGCGTCGAGCGTGTCCGGCACCCACCAGTTCACGATCCAGGGCTACAGCGCGACCAAAGGCATCGGCGTCGGCAAGTCCATCCTCTCCCGGTACTTCACCGTCGACGGCCGCACGTGGTTCGTGCGCTACTACCCCGACGGCTACAACTTCCAGTCGTCAGGGTTCATCGCCTTCTACGTGCAGACGCTCTACAAGCCAGTGTGCCGCCCCGTCCACGCCCGCTTCACCTTCGAGCTCCTCAGGCCCGACGGCAGCGTCGCCTACGCGCTCCGCTCCGACCGGCCGTGCAACTTCGACACGCACTGCAACAGCTGGGGGATCCGCGCCTTCGTCGCCCGGAACGATCTCGAGGGCGCGTACCTGGGCGTCCTCCACCAGGACACCATCAAGGTGCGCTGCACCGTCGAGGTCGTCAATAGCCAGAGGAAGCGCCGCGGCGGGGGTCGTCAGGCCACCGTGGCGTCGGCGTCGGACTACGCGGCGAACGCCATCAGGTTCTTCATCAGCGGCACGGCGCCATTCGACGTCAAGTTCTCCATGGGCGGCGTGACCTTCGAGGCGCACGCGCTGGTGGTCGCGGCGCAGTCCGAGTGGTTCGCGGCGGCTCTCTACGGCCACGGGGGCGGCGAGAGGTGGGTGGAGGCGGGGCTGACGTGCATACCCATCTCCGGGACGACCCCGGAGGCGTTCCAGGGCGTGCTCCACTACGTCTACCACGACGCGCTGCCGGAGGAGCTGATCAAGGCCAAGGGAGAGGCCGACATGATGCCGCAGCTGTTCGAGGGCGCCGACATGTTCCTCACCGGGAGGATGAAGGCGATGTGCGCCAGCCGACTGCGCCAGTTCATCAACGACGACACCGTGCGGAGCATCATGGAGCTAGCGCAGGCGCACTCTTGCGAGGAGCTCCGGCAGGCGTGCCAGAAGCACTTGGGCCGCCCTAGGCCGTAG
- the LOC136493958 gene encoding tRNA-specific adenosine deaminase TAD1-like: MLSSPAPPHEGAAAPSSWAEAASSAALRHYRSLPKKGKPQGRESTVLAAFLLSSLQDPHSLTVLSMGTGTKCLGASMLSARGDLVHDAHAEVIARRALLRLVYSEIGRGAPPEWLLASVDGGRWRLRDGHCLHLYITQLPCGVMPVPLSQSELPREQLDSVNGDISFVQRKPGRGDTTLSMSCFDKITRWSLVGIQGALLSHILEPLYLSTITIGQLPDGAPEGFSIENNIKKALDARLSSLSSKLPPPFKTQRPKVFEAPVPPTEFQQISGDVPPLTCGYSICWNKSGLHEVVLGTTGRKQGTSSKAAHLPSTESLLCKRRLLEAFMSLEHPLVGQLKCEELSYRALKDTAHEYRHTLELLRKAPFFGCWRAKPTFVDSFAVSR, from the exons ATGCTGTCCTCCCCGGCGCCGCCACATGAGGGCGCCGCCGCCCCCTCCTCCTGGGCGGAAGCCGCGTCCTCGGCGGCGCTCCGGCACTACCGCTCCCTGCCCAAGAAAGGGAAACCGCAGGGGCGCGAGTCCACGGTCCTCGccgccttcctcctctcctccctgcAGGACCCGCACAGCCTCACTGTCCTCTCCATGGGCACCGGCACCAAGTGCCTCGGTGCCTCGATGCTCAGCGCCCGCGGGGACCTCGTCCACGACGCGCACGCCGAGGTCATCGCTCGCCGCGCGCTGCTCCGCCTCGTCTACTCTGAGATCGGCCGCGGCGCCCCGCCTGAGTGGCTGCTTGCTTCCGTGGATGGTGGGAGATGGAGGCTGAGGGATGGGCACTGCCTTCATCTCTACATCACCCAACTCCCAT GTGGAGTCATGCCAGTACCGCTGTCACAGTCGGAGTTACCAAGGGAACAGCTGGATAGTGTGAATGGAG ATATTAGCTTTGTTCAGAGGAAGCCAGGGCGGGGTGATACAACATTATCCATGAGCTGCTTTGACAAAATCACCCGCTGGAGTCTTGTAGGAATTCAAG GTGCATTGCTGTCACATATACTGGAACCCTTGTATTTGTCCACCATTACTATTGGACAATTACCTGATGGTGCTCCTGAAGGGTTCTCTATTGAAAATAATATCAAGAAAGCTCTCGATGCTCGCCTGTCCTCTCTATCCAGCAAATTGCCACCTCCTTTTAAAACGCAGAGG CCAAAGGTTTTTGAGGCACCTGTCCCACCAACAGAGTTTCAACAGATTTCTGGAGACGTACCCCCCTTGACATGCGG GTACTCGATCTGTTGGAATAAATCCGGTTTGCATGAAGTTGTCTTAGGAACAACTGGTAGGAAACAAGGAACGTCTTCAAAGGCGGCACATTTGCCCTCCACCGAGTCATTGCTCTGCAA GAGAAGACTGCTAGAAGCATTCATGTCCCTTGAACATCCATTGGTAGGGCAACTCAAGTGTGAGGAGCTATCTTACCGTGCGCTAAAG GATACGGCTCATGAATATCGTCACACGCTTGAGCTCCTCAGGAAGGCCCCATTTTTTGGCTGCTGGCGAGCTAAGCCTACATTTGTTGATTCGTTTGCAGTTTCACGGTGA